One window from the genome of Myxococcales bacterium encodes:
- a CDS encoding aldehyde ferredoxin oxidoreductase family protein has translation MKHAVMGKVLWVDLTTGRFTPETIADELYEAYLSGVGLGARLLYDRIPAGADPLGPDNILGVTSGFLCGTGALFMGRWMVMSKSPLTGGWGDSNCGGNFSLAIKRTGFDAIFFSGISPRPVYLKIVGGQIELVDAAHLWGVDAIEAEEKLIAECGDSKAKAITIGPAGEKLSLISGIVNDGGRIAARSGLGAVMGSKRLKGVVLAGKTPPKGADAEKIKELNKKFMKWFSKGAGLQKVLTGGFLNFFARFQRVSPIAMAVAPDLFKAVMRKFGTISSNVLSSEGGDSPVKNWKGSGTKDFPIGTHADRLNPQKIIDRETKKYHCYSCPLGCGGEVTLKNGGKSHKPEYETTSAFGSLLLNNDIEALFQVNDLLNRAGMDTISAGGTAAFAIECLEEGILTKEDLDGLDLKWGNAEAVVELIKKMIRREGIGDVLADGVKVAAAKIGKDAHRFAIHAGGQELPMHDSRFDPGFAIAYALEPTPGRHTNHGYQWIDLFALHKIFPGLPKTKPLSLVKSKYDPTDKWILQVAASKYMQLMNAAGGCLFGAELGGHLPIIEYLNAAAGWDHPPHYYLQVGERIQTLRQAFNFKHGKQPLKDFALPARATGEEPLTSGPMKGVKLDMERLTLDFLQGMGWDPQTAKPTRQKLEDLGLTDVAADINAV, from the coding sequence ATGAAACACGCGGTCATGGGCAAGGTCCTTTGGGTCGATCTGACGACGGGCCGGTTCACGCCGGAAACGATCGCCGACGAGCTGTACGAAGCTTATCTCAGCGGGGTCGGGCTGGGCGCGCGCCTGCTTTACGACCGGATTCCGGCGGGCGCCGATCCGCTGGGCCCGGATAACATCCTGGGCGTCACCAGCGGTTTTCTCTGCGGCACCGGCGCGTTGTTCATGGGGCGCTGGATGGTGATGAGTAAAAGCCCGCTGACCGGCGGCTGGGGCGATTCCAACTGCGGCGGCAATTTCTCGCTGGCGATCAAACGCACCGGTTTCGACGCCATTTTCTTTTCCGGCATCAGCCCCCGGCCGGTCTACCTCAAGATTGTCGGTGGCCAGATCGAGCTGGTGGACGCGGCCCATTTGTGGGGCGTCGACGCCATCGAGGCCGAGGAAAAGCTGATCGCCGAATGCGGCGATAGCAAGGCCAAGGCGATCACCATCGGCCCGGCCGGCGAAAAGCTCAGCCTGATCTCGGGCATCGTCAACGACGGCGGACGGATCGCCGCGCGGTCGGGCCTGGGCGCGGTCATGGGCAGCAAACGGCTGAAGGGCGTCGTGCTGGCCGGTAAAACGCCCCCCAAGGGCGCCGACGCGGAAAAAATCAAGGAACTGAACAAGAAGTTCATGAAGTGGTTCAGCAAAGGCGCCGGCCTGCAAAAGGTGCTCACCGGCGGCTTTCTCAATTTCTTCGCCCGGTTCCAACGGGTTTCGCCGATCGCCATGGCCGTGGCGCCGGATTTATTCAAGGCCGTCATGAGAAAATTCGGCACCATCAGTTCGAACGTGCTTTCCTCCGAGGGCGGCGATTCGCCGGTGAAAAACTGGAAGGGATCGGGCACGAAGGATTTTCCCATCGGTACGCACGCCGACCGGCTCAATCCGCAAAAAATCATCGACCGCGAAACGAAAAAATATCATTGCTATTCGTGCCCTCTGGGCTGCGGCGGCGAGGTGACCCTCAAAAACGGCGGTAAAAGCCACAAGCCGGAATACGAGACCACCAGCGCCTTCGGCTCGCTGCTTCTGAACAACGACATCGAAGCGCTGTTTCAGGTCAACGACCTGCTCAACCGCGCCGGCATGGATACCATCTCTGCCGGCGGCACCGCCGCTTTCGCCATCGAATGCCTGGAAGAGGGCATCCTGACCAAGGAAGATTTGGACGGCCTGGATCTCAAGTGGGGCAACGCCGAAGCCGTCGTCGAATTGATCAAAAAAATGATTCGCCGGGAGGGCATCGGCGACGTATTGGCCGACGGCGTGAAGGTCGCCGCGGCGAAGATCGGCAAGGACGCGCACCGCTTCGCGATCCATGCCGGCGGGCAGGAACTGCCGATGCACGATTCGCGCTTCGACCCCGGGTTCGCCATCGCCTATGCCTTGGAACCGACGCCGGGCCGGCACACGAATCACGGTTACCAATGGATCGATCTGTTCGCCTTGCACAAGATTTTCCCCGGTCTGCCGAAAACCAAACCCTTGTCGCTCGTCAAATCGAAATACGATCCGACCGACAAGTGGATCCTGCAGGTGGCGGCCAGCAAATACATGCAATTGATGAATGCCGCCGGCGGCTGTTTGTTCGGCGCCGAGTTGGGCGGCCATCTGCCGATCATCGAATACCTGAACGCCGCCGCCGGTTGGGACCATCCGCCGCATTACTACCTGCAAGTCGGCGAACGGATTCAAACCTTGCGGCAAGCCTTCAATTTCAAACACGGCAAGCAACCGTTAAAAGATTTTGCCCTGCCGGCCCGCGCCACGGGTGAAGAGCCGCTGACTTCCGGACCGATGAAGGGCGTCAAGCTGGATATGGAACGCCTGACGCTCGATTTCCTGCAAGGGATGGGTTGGGATCCGCAAACGGCCAAGCCGACCAGACAAAAACTGGAAGATTTGGGCCTCACCGACGTCGCCGCCGACATCAACGCCGTTTGA
- a CDS encoding FAD-dependent oxidoreductase codes for MEEKAGKPISRRKFLFWGAVATTGVLVGCAGSDGKDGRNGKDAVLFSVDWDEETDVVVIGAGGAGLVAAIEAKSKGAGVIVLEKSDNLGGNTAFSGGVVQASGTKYQQQFGISGDTPEKHYQYWLEAGEGVADAELVRTMAYNSAGDLDWLVGMGLTITKIYAIDPIPYIDPELIPARLHVADGLGGGYFSVLKEQAQKSQVDIRIESPVTQLIADADKRVVGVCVGDGEDALYIKARRAVVVAAGGFDCNDELAKAYSPQLYKDLENQLSLACTGNTGDVLKMGLAIGAAPAGFGGTIAYPAMRIGRNEADLPIPGIWVNKYGQRFVNEAAHYGYVARAVFDQEEHIAWAVFDENVRQMGGSVIGGWSDDLAAEIASGKILTADTPEALADAMGVNAGQLALTLQKWNADIADEDADTLYQKAVALQALDTPPYYATSVYFYNVGSVGGLKINSKAQVIGNDGEPIMGLYAAGMAAGGFIGPYYPGSGTAVTATIVFGRLAGRNAAAETAVADGD; via the coding sequence ATGGAAGAAAAAGCGGGAAAGCCGATCAGCCGGAGAAAGTTTTTGTTCTGGGGCGCGGTGGCCACGACCGGCGTCTTGGTCGGTTGCGCGGGCAGCGACGGCAAGGACGGCCGGAACGGCAAGGACGCGGTTTTGTTCTCGGTCGATTGGGATGAAGAAACCGACGTCGTCGTCATCGGTGCGGGCGGTGCGGGCCTGGTGGCGGCCATCGAAGCCAAAAGCAAGGGCGCGGGCGTTATCGTGCTGGAAAAATCCGACAACCTCGGCGGCAACACCGCTTTTTCCGGGGGTGTCGTCCAGGCCTCGGGCACCAAATACCAGCAGCAGTTCGGCATTTCCGGCGATACGCCGGAAAAGCATTACCAATATTGGCTGGAAGCCGGCGAAGGCGTCGCCGACGCCGAACTGGTCCGCACGATGGCCTACAATTCCGCCGGCGATCTGGACTGGCTGGTGGGGATGGGCCTGACCATCACCAAGATCTACGCGATCGATCCGATCCCTTACATCGATCCCGAGCTGATTCCGGCGCGGTTGCACGTCGCCGACGGTCTCGGCGGCGGCTATTTCAGCGTGCTCAAGGAACAGGCGCAGAAATCCCAGGTGGATATCCGCATCGAAAGCCCGGTCACGCAGTTGATCGCCGACGCGGACAAACGGGTGGTCGGCGTTTGCGTCGGCGACGGCGAGGATGCGTTGTACATCAAGGCGCGCCGGGCCGTAGTCGTAGCCGCCGGCGGTTTCGATTGCAACGACGAGCTGGCGAAAGCCTATTCGCCGCAATTGTACAAGGATCTGGAAAACCAACTGAGCCTGGCCTGCACCGGCAACACCGGTGATGTTTTGAAAATGGGCCTGGCGATCGGCGCGGCGCCAGCCGGCTTCGGCGGCACGATCGCCTATCCGGCGATGCGCATCGGGCGAAACGAGGCCGATCTGCCGATTCCCGGCATCTGGGTGAACAAGTACGGCCAGCGGTTCGTCAACGAAGCCGCGCATTACGGCTACGTCGCGCGTGCGGTGTTCGACCAGGAAGAACACATCGCCTGGGCGGTGTTCGATGAAAACGTCCGGCAAATGGGCGGTTCCGTGATCGGCGGCTGGAGCGACGACCTGGCGGCGGAAATCGCCAGCGGCAAGATTCTCACCGCCGACACGCCGGAAGCGTTGGCCGACGCCATGGGCGTGAATGCCGGGCAGTTGGCGCTGACCCTGCAAAAATGGAACGCGGACATCGCCGACGAAGACGCGGATACCCTCTATCAAAAAGCCGTCGCGCTCCAGGCGCTCGACACGCCGCCGTACTACGCGACCTCGGTATATTTCTACAATGTCGGTTCGGTCGGCGGCTTGAAGATCAACTCCAAGGCCCAGGTCATCGGCAATGACGGCGAGCCGATCATGGGACTTTACGCCGCCGGAATGGCCGCCGGCGGTTTCATCGGTCCTTACTATCCGGGCAGCGGCACGGCCGTGACCGCGACGATCGTCTTCGGCCGCCTGGCCGGCCGCAATGCCGCGGCGGAAACCGCGGTCGCCGACGGCGATTGA